The Bacteroidia bacterium genomic interval TTTACAAAACAATCAATTCGCTGTCCCCAATTTCCTCTCTGCCCGTTTGCTGAATGTTAGACTGGTCATGAAGTTCAGATAAGGCGGAATTATTTTCTTCTTATAAACTAAATAGTCACTTTATTTAAAATTCGGAATAGGGTAGAATTTATTTTACCTTGGGAAAATATCCGAATTTATAGGGATAAGAAAGTGTTGCGCTACTTTTGTTGGAATTTTTTTTCCTGATCTTTTTAGATTGAAATAACAATAGCACAACAAGAAATGATGAATTCAATTAGCAGTATTAGGGAAAAGCTGAAAATGAATATTCTCCTCATAGAAGATCATCCCGGGGATATTATGCTCACCCAGGAAGCATTGAAAGATCCGCAGATTCCTCAATGTGATTTATTCATTGTAAGTGATGGAGAAGAAGCCCTGGATTATCTTAACCGTAGTGGAAGCTTCCAGGATGCAATCCTACCTGATTTGATTATCATGGACCTCAATATTCCTAAAAAGGATGGCCAGGAGGTTCTGACCTTTATCAAGACACATGAGAAATTGAAAACCATTCCCGTGGTGATATTTTCTACTTCCGATTCTGGTTCAGATGTAAATAAAAGTTATCAGCTTCGGGCCAATTGTTATGTGACAAAACCTGTGGATTATGATGAGTTCGTGACCGCCCTTTCGGGAATTGTCAATTTCTGGCAATTGGCAGAAAGACCTCCCAGACCCTAAAATGACCCTTTTGGGTGTAAGATTTTTCAACTTTCTGCACTTTTTTTAGAGATCGATTTCTCCTTCGATTGATTATTGTTCCCTCATGGACTAATTTGGGTTTTTGACCCAGTCAGATTTAAGTTATGCTCATCGTAAATGGAAAAGTAATAGAGGAAGGCTCTTCTGATAGTAGTCTCTTGAACCGTGCCTTCAAGTTTGGTGATGCCATTTTTATTGAGATGAGGGTTTATCGACGCAAAGTTTTGTTTCTAGAAGCTCAACTGAGTCTATTGATGGATGGGATGAAAGCTTTGAAATTGGAATTTCATCCTGAAGACTGGGAAAAGAAAATAAAAAAATCAATCAATAAAAGTCTGGAAATCAATGGGATAAAGGATAATGGCCGGCTTCGCCTTCAGGTTTTTAGGGCAGGGACGGGTGCTTTTGCTCCCCTAAGCCACAAACCCTCTTTTTTACTGGAGGCATATGCGCTAAAAGATAATTACTTTGAATCCAAGGTCTTTACCAGTCTCATCGACTATAAAGAAATGAGCCTGGCCCCCGGAAGTTTGTCTAGATTCAATTCGGGTAATAGCCTGACATTTACCCTCGCATCGATACATGCCCAGGCAGCCGGTTTTGAAGCAGCCCTCCTATATGGCCCCAAGGGCATTGCAATGGCTAGTAATGGTAACCTTTTTCTGGTCAAACAGAAGAAGCTTATAAGTCCTCCTCTGGATTCTGCCTGTACCGATTCTGTGATGCGCTCAAAGCTTATACAGTTAGCGAAAGGATTGAAGGTACCCTTTAGTGAGAAAAATCTTAGTCCTAAAGACCTGATGAAAGCAGATGAAATCTTTGTTTGTAATGATCTAAGGGGTATCCTGCCTGTCAGTCAATACAGAGAATTTGATTTGCAGCCCAAAACCTATGTATTGACTCCTTTTCTGAAACAGTGCCTACAGCAATATATAGACGAATTGTTTTAGGTTTAGTCTACAAAAAGAGGCGTAATATTTCCCATGCTAAATGTGAAAATGTCTGCGCTTTCGATCAAATAATTGTTGCTAATGTGGCAATACTATGGCATTTCGGGCGAAATGCAAGATTCGTAATTTGCCAAATCCCATGTAAGATTATGGGAGAAAAAGTTAGCTGAATTTGCAAGGAAAATACCCAATCTTGTTTCGAATATTCTAGAAAAATCCTTCTATTTGAGACAGACAAAAACATTTCTCTTGTTCAGGGCAACTTTGGGGTTAATCTGAGCGTTATTTTAAGAAAGATTGAAATATTATTATTCGATAAACATTTGTCAAAATCTATAACAAAAAACCAAGCAAATACAGGCACTTAAATGAACAAAATTCTTGTCCCTATCCACCCCCACGATAACTACACTCATACCTTAAGCTACGCGAATTTTATAGCGGCCAAATCAGGCGCTGGAATTCATGTATGTTTTCTGGGAAAGAGAAGGGAGCTGAAAAAGCAGACCAACTATAATTTCGGCAATGATGTCGAGGCTGTTTTGGAGGCCTGCAAACATGAAAACTTCAAAAAAGAAATCCTTTCTCTGAGTGAAGACGCACAAACCAAAAACCTTAGTTTACATTTCAATTTCCTTCCTGGACGTTCTGTCAATGAAGTTATTCGCGAGACTTTTCGCAATAGCTATGACATGATTGTGGTTGGAAATAGAGAGTACAGAGGTATTTGGACCCTTCTGAGTGAAGCCCGCGTCTCTAAAATCATCGGCCAGGTGAGCATCCCGGTTTTCGCAGTTCCTATGGAGCAGGACTTCCGCGGCATTGACCATATCACTTATGCAGTTGATTTGACAGACTACGATCCGAGTATCATTAAGCAGGTAAAATCAATCGCCAGAATCTTTGATGCGCGATTGAGCATTACCCATGTGAATCGAGAAACAGAGATCGAAAAAGAAAAATATATGCTGGCTTTGGAGAAGACGATCAGTGATACCCTGGATTATCCCAAGGTATACTACAAATTCTTCGACCATGCGGATCCCCTCAAAGGTATCCTCAACTTTATGAAGTTGAACAACAGTAGCATGCTAGCCATGATCAGCAGAACGAAATTTAGCTGGCGACAATTGCTTTCTCCCAAAAGCATGACCCGGCTCATGTCCAGAGAAGTATCGGTTCCGATACTCGCCTTTGGAAAAGCACGATCTTAGTTATTTATAGTGAGTAGTAAAAGGAGGACAGAATTTGTTCTCCTTTTGTTCTTTTAGGAGAGGAGCAAATTTTTAAGCTCGCTATCATCTTCCCGTATTGCTACATAATTACTGCCGAGGAAGTTCTCGTATTTAAATTCATATTTCCGGAACTCTACAGATTTGGGGAAAATCTTTCCGATGATGTAACCCCTTTGCTTGAAAAATCGATAGAAATCCAGCAAGAGAATCTTGGTGGTAATATTGATATAGCCATATTCAAACTGGATCATACGAATTTTTCCAGTATTGATCATTTCCTCAAATCCAATCATGGCCTCGTATTCTGCACCTTCTATGTCCATTTTGATAAAATCTATTTCCTCTATCTCATAGTTAGCTGTGAATTCTTCTCCTTTGATGAGTTGAATGTTCTCTTTATTCTCAAATTTTTGATTCAGGCCTTGTATATCGACCAGGGAGGAATGGGTATCAGAATTGAAAATATTGATCTCTTTCTTGCAGGATTCACTAAACAGACCTTGTTGAATGCATTCGACATGAGAATAGGCTGATAATCCTTCTTTCAGGATCTCAAAGGTGCTTTCCACAGGTTCGAAAGCGTAAATCTGTGCGTCCGGGCAATGCTCTGCAAGATATCTGGCGTACATGCCCTTATTGGCTCCTGCATCTATGATCACCTTCGGTTTTAGTTGGCCTAGTTTCTTGATGAGCTCCAACTCCCCATTATAATGCATATTATGCTCACTGTTTTCATACATGCGATTGATCGATCGACCAAATCCAGCCAGGTATTTAAACAGTAGATTGTGAGTATTTCTTTTGAATAGTCGCTTCAACATTATCGAAGGGCATTTTAGCCGGGACGCAAAATTTCCCAAAAGGGATGCCTTGAGTGATCGGGGATTTTCGTTTTGATAGATCTT includes:
- a CDS encoding response regulator; protein product: MNILLIEDHPGDIMLTQEALKDPQIPQCDLFIVSDGEEALDYLNRSGSFQDAILPDLIIMDLNIPKKDGQEVLTFIKTHEKLKTIPVVIFSTSDSGSDVNKSYQLRANCYVTKPVDYDEFVTALSGIVNFWQLAERPPRP
- a CDS encoding aminotransferase class IV codes for the protein MLIVNGKVIEEGSSDSSLLNRAFKFGDAIFIEMRVYRRKVLFLEAQLSLLMDGMKALKLEFHPEDWEKKIKKSINKSLEINGIKDNGRLRLQVFRAGTGAFAPLSHKPSFLLEAYALKDNYFESKVFTSLIDYKEMSLAPGSLSRFNSGNSLTFTLASIHAQAAGFEAALLYGPKGIAMASNGNLFLVKQKKLISPPLDSACTDSVMRSKLIQLAKGLKVPFSEKNLSPKDLMKADEIFVCNDLRGILPVSQYREFDLQPKTYVLTPFLKQCLQQYIDELF
- a CDS encoding universal stress protein, giving the protein MNKILVPIHPHDNYTHTLSYANFIAAKSGAGIHVCFLGKRRELKKQTNYNFGNDVEAVLEACKHENFKKEILSLSEDAQTKNLSLHFNFLPGRSVNEVIRETFRNSYDMIVVGNREYRGIWTLLSEARVSKIIGQVSIPVFAVPMEQDFRGIDHITYAVDLTDYDPSIIKQVKSIARIFDARLSITHVNRETEIEKEKYMLALEKTISDTLDYPKVYYKFFDHADPLKGILNFMKLNNSSMLAMISRTKFSWRQLLSPKSMTRLMSREVSVPILAFGKARS
- a CDS encoding FkbM family methyltransferase; protein product: MLKRLFKRNTHNLLFKYLAGFGRSINRMYENSEHNMHYNGELELIKKLGQLKPKVIIDAGANKGMYARYLAEHCPDAQIYAFEPVESTFEILKEGLSAYSHVECIQQGLFSESCKKEINIFNSDTHSSLVDIQGLNQKFENKENIQLIKGEEFTANYEIEEIDFIKMDIEGAEYEAMIGFEEMINTGKIRMIQFEYGYINITTKILLLDFYRFFKQRGYIIGKIFPKSVEFRKYEFKYENFLGSNYVAIREDDSELKNLLLS